The genome window CTGATCATAAGCCTCAGGAGAATCGACACTGAGCATTACTTTTTCTGATACTGGAATGTATTTTTCAGCATTAATTTCCCTCAAAAAATGCTGCAAACTGTGATGTCCGCGCTCGAAACGTTCGAGTAGAAGCGGCGCCGCATCCTGCGCATACCAAGCAAGTAACGGCTCATATTTTTCTTCGGAATTGTAAAAAGCCGCGGCAATAGTGCCCTTTTGGATAGCGGATAAAAAATCGGAAAGAGCATCCGCCGTAAGGAAAGGGTAGTCACAGCCTGCTATCAGAAAGTCTGCATTCGGGTAAGTTTTAAATGCTGAAAGTAAAGCGGCCATCGGGCCAATGTCTTCAAATTCAGGTAAGTCGGCCAGTGTTTTTTTATTTTCAAAAATCGAAGATTGTGTGCGGTTGCAGGAAATAAAGACTTCGTCACACAGCGGTGAAAGGAGATTTATCACACGATCGGCCTGCGTAATGCCAAAATATTGCAGCTGGCTTTTGTCCGTGCCCATTCGCAAACTTTTCCCGCCACAAACTGCCAAACCGTATAATGCCATAATTCTATAACGAAAGTCTCGTCTAATTTAATCATTATAAAATGTTAACTTCCTCTATGGAACATGGTGATGTTAAAATTTTAAAGAAGAAGCCAATTTATCCCGTCAGCGCGGAGCTGCGGAAATATCTGCGATTTTACCAGCGCGATGCAAAGTTGCCGGTGGGCTATGTTGACCTGCTCAATTTTTATGAGTCTTTTCCGGTCATGGATAAAAATGGCAAGGATACCCTGTGGGAAAGTCCGCTCTATCCACCTCATGAAATCGACCGGTTGCATAACGGCCTAAAAAAAGCTTACGCCATGCTGAAAGCATCAGGTAACCTGCGCATTGTTGAGCACAAATACATCGACCGCATTGATTATTGCAAATTCGGAAATTCCAATCCGTTTAGAATCAAGATTGTAAACCGGCTGAATGACATTTACGACTATTTTTATGTCAAGAAAGCAGACGCATCCAGGATTTATGGCCTGGAGCTGGAAGAAATTTTTTCTCCAAATCAGGTCAATTATCTGGTGGATGGCGATAGTCTGATCGAAGAGCACATTGCGGGCATTCCCGGTGATGAATTTGCCAGGACACGTTTACGCGAGCCCGATTATAACCCGATCCGGATTGCCAAAGAATTCGTGAAATTCAATGAACGCTGCATGATCACACTGCTTGGGGACATGCGTTCCTACAATTTCGTCATGCAAATCACCCCGGATTTCGACGATTTCCAGTTCCGTCTCCGCGCCATCGACTTTGACCAGCAATTTTATGAAGGCAACATCAAAGTGTATATGCCCCAGTTTTTCAAAGAAAACCGGCCATATGTGGAGCTCGCCATGGAATATCTGACCGATAAAACCGTGCTGCAATATCAGCAGGAAGAGCAATCGTCGATCATGTACCAGGCCCGAAGCGAAAGATACCGGCTCAAAGAACTTCGCGACGTTTCGATCAAGGACAACATTTCAACCATCGACAACATTCACCAGCTTCGCGAAGGACTGTTCAAGCATTATTCAGACAATCAATATCATCGGTGTGAAAGCATGACCGACATTATTGAATTGAATATAAAGAATGTCATCCGGCAGGTGAATGCTTAGCGAAATTGCGGGCCTGCGGATTATAAATCTTACCTTTGCATTTTATAAGGAACAAATGTTGGCTGAGTAGCTGTTAAAAAATTTCAACTTAAACAAAATCGGAAGGCATTCAACCTTCGCAGATTCCCGGAATGAGCAAACACGGACGTATTTTGGTCGCCATGAGTGGCGGCATCGACAGCTCTCTTGCAGCTGTTATGTTACACGAACAAGGTTACGAGGTCATCGGCATGACCATGAAAACCTGGGATTACGCCAGCAGCGGCGGCACCAAGAAAGAAACCGGCTGCTGCTCCCTTGATTCCATCAACGACGCACGGACTATTGCTGTCGAATTGGGTTTCCCACATTACATCCTGGATATACGCGCTGAATTCGGCGATTATGTAATCGATCATTTTACAGGCGAATATCTGGAAGGCCGCACGCCTAATCCTTGTGTTTTGTGCAACACGCACATTAAATGGGATGCTTTGCTCAAACGGGCAGATCGCCTGGATTGCGAGCACATTGCAACGGGACATTATGCCAATATGCAGTTCCATGACGGCCGTTACTATGTTTCCAAAGGCATTGACAGCTGGAAGGATCAAAGCTACGTGCTATGGGGTGTTTCGCAGGAAAGCCTTGCCCGCACAAAATTGCCATTGGGTTATCTGCACAAATCAGAAATCCGGGAAATGGCCCGGGAAAGGGGCTTTATTGATCTGGTCAACAAATCGGAAAGCTATGAAATCTGCTTTGTGCCGGATAATGATTATAGAGGATTTTTGAAAAGAAGAATTCCTGGATTAGAAGCCGAAGTGGCAGGTGGAAATTTCGTTTTTGAAGATGGCACAATCGTGGGAAAACACGAAGGTTATCCATTCTATACCGTCGGCCAGCGTAAAGGCCTGGGCATTGCATTGGGCAAACCCGCATTCGTTACCGAGATTAGGAAAGAGACAAACGAAGTGGTGCTAGGCGACTTACCCGACCTTTTCAGGGACGGAATGTATGTTAGCAAACTAAATTTGCAGAAATACGCTTCACTCGAAAAGCCATTGGAAACGGTTACCAAAGTGCGCTACAAGCACGACGGAACCCCTGCCATTATCGAGCAAATCGAACCAGACAAAATCATCGCCCGCTTCCACGACGGTGTAAACGGCATCGCACCAGGGCAAGCTGCTGTATTTTATGAAGGAGATGATGTGGTTGGTGGTGGGTGGATTATGAAGAGTTTTCGGCAGTAAGCTGCCTTGATCCTGTCACGGGTTCACTGTCAGCCTGGGCGAAGGCGCGTTACCAAGGAGTAGAGCGCCATGTCAGCCTGAGCGGAGTCGAAGGCACGTTACCAAGGAGTAGCGCGCCTTCGACCAGGCTGACAAGCATAGAATTGCAATATTACTTAATCCGCTGCCTCACAGCTTCATAAAGGACAATCGAACTAGCCACAGAAACATTCAGCGACTCTACTTGTCCGTTTAGCGGAATCCTTGCTCCGGAATCTGCTAGCTGGATGAATTCTTTTGAAATCCCATCTTCCTCTGAACCCATGATTATGACCGTAGGGATTGAGAAATCAATTTCGTAAAGTGATTTTTCTGTTTTCTCTGTACAGGCAATGATCTGTAAACCGCTGTTACGGAGATATTGTAATGTCTCGTAAAGGTTGGGCTCACGGCAAACGGGCAGGAAGTTCAATGCACCGGATGACGTTTTCATTGCATCCGCATTGATCTGCGCGCCACCTTTTGTGGGTACGATAAGCGCCTGTACGCCAGCACATTCAGCGGTCCTTGCGATAGCCCCGAAGTTTCTTACGTCTGTGATTCTGTCTAAAAGAAGCAATAATGGTGTTTTGCCTTCC of Dyadobacter chenhuakuii contains these proteins:
- the mnmA gene encoding tRNA 2-thiouridine(34) synthase MnmA → MSKHGRILVAMSGGIDSSLAAVMLHEQGYEVIGMTMKTWDYASSGGTKKETGCCSLDSINDARTIAVELGFPHYILDIRAEFGDYVIDHFTGEYLEGRTPNPCVLCNTHIKWDALLKRADRLDCEHIATGHYANMQFHDGRYYVSKGIDSWKDQSYVLWGVSQESLARTKLPLGYLHKSEIREMARERGFIDLVNKSESYEICFVPDNDYRGFLKRRIPGLEAEVAGGNFVFEDGTIVGKHEGYPFYTVGQRKGLGIALGKPAFVTEIRKETNEVVLGDLPDLFRDGMYVSKLNLQKYASLEKPLETVTKVRYKHDGTPAIIEQIEPDKIIARFHDGVNGIAPGQAAVFYEGDDVVGGGWIMKSFRQ
- the mobA gene encoding molybdenum cofactor guanylyltransferase, whose amino-acid sequence is MALYGLAVCGGKSLRMGTDKSQLQYFGITQADRVINLLSPLCDEVFISCNRTQSSIFENKKTLADLPEFEDIGPMAALLSAFKTYPNADFLIAGCDYPFLTADALSDFLSAIQKGTIAAAFYNSEEKYEPLLAWYAQDAAPLLLERFERGHHSLQHFLREINAEKYIPVSEKVMLSVDSPEAYDQVKAALNVHHEN
- the rlmB gene encoding 23S rRNA (guanosine(2251)-2'-O)-methyltransferase RlmB, with translation MEKRQYTVRKPAPRQSQADMVFGTQSVLETLRSGKEIERLFIQREFGLAEIEKLAKELGVPFQRVPVEKLNRVTRKNHQGVIAFVSPIQYMPLHNVLTQVYEEGKTPLLLLLDRITDVRNFGAIARTAECAGVQALIVPTKGGAQINADAMKTSSGALNFLPVCREPNLYETLQYLRNSGLQIIACTEKTEKSLYEIDFSIPTVIIMGSEEDGISKEFIQLADSGARIPLNGQVESLNVSVASSIVLYEAVRQRIK